The following proteins are co-located in the Phaeodactylum tricornutum CCAP 1055/1 chromosome 2, whole genome shotgun sequence genome:
- a CDS encoding predicted protein: protein MSSAVDLPEVAWEHISTFLSAPDVLSLLSTHRSLYSIGLNPSFWDLLTRREGAERQLLSETPGDKSRSPPAARAKRRFLRAAYCQSLPSVHWSAVRSHPKDPTAPSAREGHVSCVMGDKVVVTGGFTEDAAIYVRDLQHFKNGEWERIVPEGHPGFSYGSSLTALEEHRAVLFGGFLSGGYANETDRVAILTLLRNAEDGILNGSWEIKTVLPSCATLFPEQIQNWQLSCARAYHSATLLSNRYLFISGGMQTRGSILNPLLLDTLTWTWIDSHSITTGISPSPRFGHSVILDEARSRLVLFGGGNGSDLLRSGRDNSEVWELRMSTFWRRGLIESLPWDWRLLHRNHNEKSEDEDDGAENRDAGINMAAMNEDIANTLRPSEILVLGRCHISHRISRDTVLLAFGSGRPSTNGILAFDLMTNTFFRPAVSGSLPQRRFTLTSMFLPAQACIVVHGGFGPRHASSSVDMRILDLAPALKNKNFGFTLDPHGRSYLPVQDADMMVERSSQASSISGLLTMLNGLEPGARRLAAGQLLSQMQDNGRSNGRGAALLSMIVEGTARFAMDEEEDNSAEDAT from the exons ATGTCCTCAGCAGTCGACTTACCGGAGGTCGCCTGGGAGCATATCTCTACTTTTTTATCCGCGCCCGACGTGTTGAGTTTACTGAGCACGCATCGTTCCTTATACAGTATCGGTCTCAATCCATCCTTCTGGGATTTGCTAACCCGACGTGAAGGCGCCGAGCGCCAGCTTCTGTCGGAAACTCCCGGTGATAAAAGTCGATCGCCCCCGGCTGCACGTGCCAAACGCCGGTTTCTTCGAGCCGCCTACTGCCAATCTTTACCATCTGTCCACTGGAGTGCGGTCCGTTCTCATCCAAAAGACCCAACTGCACCGAGCGCTCGTGAAGGACACGTCAGTTGTGTCATGGGCGATAAAGTTGTGGTGACGGGCGGATTTACCGAGGACGCTGCCATCTACGTTCGAGATCTGCAACATTTCAAGAACGGCGAATGGGAGCGTATTGTACCCGAGGGGCATCCAGGATTTTCCTACGGTTCATCTTTGACTGCTCTGGAAGAGCATCGAGCTGTATTATTTGGTGGCTTCCTAAGCGGCGGATATGCCAACGAGACCGATCGCGTTGCGATTCTGACGTTGCTAAGGAACGCTGAGGACGGAATCTTGAACGGATCTTGGGAGATCAAAACGGTGCTGCCTTCTTGCGCGACATTATTCCCAGAACAAATTCAAAACTGGCAACTGAGTTGTGCGCGGGCCTATCATTCTGCAACTTTGCTATCAAATCGGTATTTGTTCATAAGCGGCGGCATGCAAACACGAGGTTCTATTTTGAATCCTTTACTTTTGGACACGTTAACATGGACCTGGATTGACAGTCATTCTATTACAACGGGGATTTCGCCGTCTCCCCGGTTCGGTCATTCGGTTATCCTCGATGAAGCCCGTTCACGGCTAGTCCTATTCGGTGGTGGAAATGGATCCGATTTATTGCGTTCCGGTCGAGACAATTCAGAAGTGTGGGAGTTGCGTATGAGCACCTTCTGGCGGAGAGGCTTAATCGAATCGCTACCCTGGGATTGGCGTTTGCTGCATAGAAACCATAACGAAAAATCTGAGGATGAAGATGACGGTGCAGAAAATAGAGATGCTGGTATCAATATGGCGGCTATGAATGAAGATATTGCCAATACTCTCCGGCCATCAGAAATCCTAGTGTTGGGACGTTGTCACATCTCCCACAGAATATCTCGCGACACGGTTTTACTTGCGTTTGGATCTGGCCGTCCGTCGACTAACGGTATATTGGCCTTTGATTTGATGACGAATACGTTCTTTCGTCCCGCTGTTTCCGGAAGCTTGCCACAACGACGTTTTACATTGACATCGATGTTTCTACCAGCTCAGGCCTGTATTGTTGTGCATGGGGGCTTTGGCCCGAGACATGCCAGCTCTTCAGTCGACATGC GTATACTGGATTTGGCGCCTGCATTGAAAAACAAGAATTTTGGATTCACTTTGGACCCACACGGGCGATCATACCTTCCTGTTCAGGATGCCGACATGATGGTGGAGCGGAGTTCCCAGGCAAGCTCTATCAGTGGTCTGCTTACGATGCTGAATGGGCTGGAGCCAGGCGCCCGTCGTTTAGCGGCAGGACAGCTGTTGAGTCAAATGCAAGACAATGGACGTAGCAATGGACGCGGAGCCGCTTTACTCAGTATGATTGTCGAGGGAACCGCTAGATTTGCGatggacgaggaggaagacaatAGTGCAGAGGACGCTACTTGA